gggcttagacGCTATGGTTGTGCCTAGTGGCTTCACCAaattacagaattttttttttagatttttagaatttaaaaatagatataatttttcttctcctataatctCTAAGCTGATGAAAATCTTAATCTGATTACAATCCTAATTCTTCATATAATCCATCTAATCCTCAtttaatcttaatttgattacaatccaaattcttcatttaattcttatttttttacgtgtagtgtattataaaaaaaagcaacaactttcttattttattattattactacacTACATGCTCTAATGCATCTTtaattgtagaaatttttttaggtttttagatttaaaattttttttttcttctcctataatttctaatatgataaaatttttaatttgattacaatccaaattatTCATCTAATCCATTTAACAaacaagtttaagtttaagtaaGACTCTTATTCTATTTGTTCTTATCGACTTATTTGGATAAAGTAACAATATGtattgtatcaatttttttttataaagtaacaattttacttttagcctaatttaaacgttaattattgttttttttgtgtgtgtgtgtgtggataaagtatcaaatGATAGCTAATATGtattaacataaaaattttaagtttaagtAAGACTCTTATTCTGTTTGTTCTTATTGACTTATTTGGATAAAGTAACAAGAAGtattgtatcaatttttttttattaagtaacaattttacttttagcctaatttaaacgttatttttgtgtgtggataaagtatcaaatGATAGCTAATATGTGTTAACATTAACgtaaacttaattaaaaaaaaatctaatttaggtcaaaacaaaaaaaattaggataaagtaacccaaaaaaaaactaatatatatatgtgtgtgtgtgtgtgtgtgtgtgttttaaataatgacaaattttgcacacaaaaaaaaaaaagacattcaAATCCACGTAAGTTTGATGAAAAGcatacaaattttgtttcatgatattgacaaaaaataatttacaaaaaaagaataaatcatCTTATGCATTCTGAAAACAAACATACTTATTGCACTCTTTTAATAAgttattacttttatatatatatatatatatatatatatatatatatgcatttcaTAATACCTTAGTTtcacacaatatatataaatttattatataacttaaaagtaaaatatttaattatttttattatctattctATTATctaagtaaaatatttatttattatctattCCATATGTTCTATTTATTCTCGAGTCCAAGATCACAGTTtgattccattaaaaaaataaaataatttggagggacaagattaaaagatatgattgaaaacaaaatcaatcctctctctctctctctctagtttgatgaagattgattgattttttttttctttgggtttaCATATTGGaatttttattatgatattCGTTTGGAACCTAGggaaaatgtgtttttatataaaaaaaaatgttgatttattataatattttattttctgaaaaaaaaattaacctaaaaatattttacactcataaaatatttaatgccaaatcaaatcaatatcatatactatatataaaagcagatgCATTTTTTATGTGCTGCCAAATAGGAAAAAACACCAATCTAAAAACCTGCCATGTTCACAATTAAAAAGTAGAACATTATACTGTTTCAACAACACTAGAACATCATTTAATAGCCtcttaatataaaaagaatagtTATCTTTTGAATGCTAATTTTGGGAGGTTTCTTTGTCGCTAAGAAAGTTCTCTAACTTCTCTTAGGCAATAGAATTGTAGTCCCTTCATTTTGAAGGCTTGTTGTTTTTCCACATATTAACAGTGTTAATCCGTGGACTAGTTGGGTTTTCTTTCAAGGGGTTTGGGAAACAGTTTTATTATTCGTCTTTCTCCTCTTCCTAATCTGCAGTTTAAAGCCTGATACGTCTGCAATGGAGGAATTGACACAAACTTGGGCTAAGTTTACACTTTCAGAGAGGAAGGGACCTGGATGTTGTCTAGAGAATGATCTTAGCTCTCAAGACCACATCATTGCAGCAAAGTTTCTGACGAAGAGGGCCCTCAATATTTTGATTTAATAGCTAGAACGTTTTCTCCTCTTTGGCGATTACGAAATTGTTTTCAGGTTCGTAACGTAGGAGAGCATAAAGTTCTGTTTATCTTCGACAATGCCGCTGATGTTGATAAGGTGCTAGGTGCTGAACCTTGGAGTTTCGACAACCACCTTGTGATCATGCAGCGTTATGATAAAAGTAAGGCGGTGGAAGAACTCAGTTTCGATAAGACACTGTTTTGGGTGCAACTCCATGGGTTGccatatcattttatgaatGTAAAAGCCGCTGAAAAATATGTCAAGTCCTTGGCCAGGTAGTTCACTCCACTAATCCTACAGAAACTGAAGGAGGAAACTTTATGAGGATCTCACTGCCGTTGTGCCGTGGTCGGGTAATTTCTATGGAGAACGGCAAAACTATGTGGATATCCTTCAAATATAAGCGGCTCCCTAACATTTTTTACTGGTGTGGTCGTCTAGAACATGATGATAGGGATTGCGGTCTATGGTTGGAGAGTGAAGGCAGGTTAACTGAGGATCAAAAACAATTCGGTCCAAGTCTCCACGCGGCAACGTTTGCTCTGTCAAGGAAGACTGTCATCTCTGTTCCAAGATTATATAAATCCAAACAAGGCTCTTTGTCGAAGAATGTTCATCGTGAGAATGAGAAGAGGGCTTGGGAACCTACGTACAGGGAAGGAGCTTGGAGATATTATCCGGGCAAAAGATCCCTCTGTAGTGTTTATAGCCGAAACACTTACAGACGAAGCAAGGCTAGATCGAGTATTGCAgaatattgattttgataaaaaatgggTGGTTCCTAAGGAAGGCCGTGGGGGTggttttgctctcttttggaaAGCATCCATTAATTTAACAGTGGAAGATTCGTCTAAGTATTACATTGATGTGTGTATTGACAAGAATACTGAGCAGGAATGGAGATTTACGGATTTTTATGGTGAACcagaaacaacaacaagaagtgAAGCTTGGGACAGTTTATGTAGGTTAAACCGCCACCCAAATACCCCATGGCTTGGTGCGGGGGATTTTAATGAGTTAGTATGACAAgatgaaaaattgggaggggCAATCCGATCCAATAATTAGATGCAATTGTTCAGAGATGTGCTAGATGAGTGTGGATTTATGGACCTTGGATTTGTCGGTCCTAAATTCACTTGGAGTAGACACTTTGAAGATAGACGGTCAATCTGGGAAAGACTTGATAGAGGTTAGCAAATAATGCTTGGTTCCAGAAATTGGCTGAGTACCTGGACATAAATCCTTTACCTTGACCTTGCCCTCCGCAACCTCAGGTTCATTGGCAACCTCCACAGGCAGATGTGGTGAAGATAAACTTTGATGGAGCTAATTTTTCGGAGACAAACACATCGGGAATTGGTGTTGTGGTTCGTGACAGTGCTGGCAACGTTCTTGCTTCTATGTCACAGCAACTTTGTCAAGCATATTCAGCAGAAGAGATTGAAAGAGTAGCTGCGTGTAAGGCCCTTCAGTTTGCTTCTGATATTGGTATTAGAGTTGCTGTCCTAGAGGGAGACTCGcaaatactaataaaaagaCTAGTGGAGAGTGTGGAGGTGCTGTCCTACAGTGGAGCTTTGCTTAATGATGTGCGTCGTTGTTCTAGTTTTTATAATCAATTATGTTACTCTCATGTAAAGAGAGAAGGTAATAAGGTTGCTCACAGTCTTGCTAAGTATGCTAAGCATATCTCTGACTATGTTGTATAGATGGAGGGTGTTCCACCACATTATCTATCTGTCATCCAAGCTGATTTAGCTAGAATTACTTAATAAAAGATCATTgtcttccttctcaaaaaaaaaaaaaaatatatatatatataaagaaaactaACTAGTTAAATCTTAAAATACTTTCGGAAGGCTTGATACGATGATAGAGAAAGACACAATATTCGTCGGAACTAAATACAAACCAACCAGGAAAATAAGTTTCACTCCATCGTTTCAATATTCGTTCTTACTGCAACAGTGCACATCCCTTCTCTGCAATTATAGGAAGGTAAGTATAGTATACTCTTTTCCAATTCAACTActatgtaactttttttttctctaatggTTTCAATTGCCTGACAGTGGTGGTAGTCCGATGGTATATCTTTTTGTTCTCTCTGCGCCTCAAGGAATGTGGaatctttgcttttcttttttttcttgttttgttttatccCTGACCTTTAATCTGACTTTTTGTTTGTTcatgttgttttgtttgtgttcttTTAATATTGAAACGGTTTAAAATCAAACAGTAGACCCTTTCGTTAAAACGGTATTTTAACCATgtgttttaattgttttatgggtatttttgttggattttttttttttttgataagatgtTTTGGTTGGATTGTTTTAAAGGTTTGGGGGTTAGATTTTGGTTTGCATTTAGGTTAgacttggttttgttttgtgttgacgcaagaattaaaaaaaaaaaaaaatttaagttcgatttattttttttttggggttgatGAATGActttgtttatttgttaaagCCTATTTGGAggtaatgtttttttatttcccCATCTCCATTAGAATTTAATAGTATGGAgattttctttaaaacaaaattattggTTGTTTTTGTCGACGCCTAGCCTCTAGACGGATAACCGTTGTCGGGCCTTCGTCTGACCACCCGCCGTGGCGACGCTCTTGCTCGCGCGGGGCCCGTTGGAGGCCCTTCTTGAATGATCGCGGTGCAATTTCGCACAGAGCTTCAagtgctctctctttcttggtCGAGGAGAGGTATTTGTCTACCTTTGGAGGTGTGGCAGGAATCTTGGCtaaattttaggtgattaccaaaggtaagtggggtcaccaccaatcattgggttttttaaggcgtgattggtcacctatttctagttaattttattaccaatcctaggctaagaaaaatggtgtttttcctaatctaatgtagatggcaaaaaatcttgattcttgagtccaatgatagtcctttgttttgataaaaccttaattttcggAGATTGGcaataaaaaaacatgattttggcattgggtttcggggctttgcatgcatgggggctttgaggtttggcttttgaatgggtgtggtctcaatctatgctttcctaagtTATTCGGGCAAAGTACCAGATTTCCACGGTGAAAATTTGATGACGTGTCACCTTACTTTCGCGGCAAAAATTAGGCATCGctttgccttaggtgacatggactATGACAATCACACCAGAAAGGGCAGggtagatatatatatacatacattatgcacaatgcaagcacacagagcggcaaagtaaatgcctacatccctagagcatgatccaaaatataaatgcaaaaaaataaacgtgggtcgccatactctagagatgaggacaAATGGTACACatcatgatatacctaatacaacccaTTTAAGAGAGACATAAGGGAGGAAGGAAGGGGGTATAacagagtacataaccaaatgggaGAGGCTAGACCCCTAAACCTACTAAACATAGCCATTTGGCTTATATACACATGCTCGCGTCCTCGCCTTTTTTGCTTGTGCTTGGGAGACCGTGCCCTAGCTCTATGCGTCCTtgctccatgtgtgtacatgcaaaggcaaagacaagaaaccaaCAGACAattaatagaaagaaaagatgcaaagaaCACATGAAAGAGGCATAAGGTAgataagcatgatagacatggcaagcaaagaaacaagaaagtaAGCAAACAATCAAGAAAGCAAACAATCAAGAAAGCAAACGAAAGGTGGTGTCTGCAaaggacaaatgtaggtttggatcgaatgtccataacttcattATGTTGAAGCATGGATGACCTAttagcaagcaagactcatgcatggacatgtgagcaagcgtgtaaagatgcatagaaagccaacgggtggcacaaacaagcatggTAAGCGTAGCATCACGCGGAGCGGGAAAGGGAAAGGTACGCATAGAGCAACCTGGCATCCGAAGATGCCTCCCAAATGGTTACATCTGAACAAGGCCTCATGGGCTCGGATATAACCAAACAAGATCAAGCCCGTGGAGGGCATCAAGCATGGTAAAGCCTAAAACAAGAAAGGCTAgcacaagcataaagcatatAAGCAAGCAAGCGagcatagacatgcaaataggatgatccaaaccctttgatgtggGCCTTGGTGTATGGATgatgacaaagaccatagggtctagatCGGGATCTAACCattaggccaaaacacaagaaaatgcgataaaaggaacaaaagggctacaatGGCATatggcatgacaaacaaggtCTTGGCCTAAGCACATAAATGTGGCGTGAAGCACGCAAGCACATAGAGGATGGCGtaaagcatgtagagaacatCGATCTAAGTATGTAAACACACCGATCTACACATATAAGCATGGAAGAGTGCATGAAGGCATGtgaatacatatatatatatatatatatatataagcatgtGGATGTAAGCataaaagcatggaagaacacaAAATCCcaagcatacaagcatgtgaaaaCATAGATCTAAACATATAGGCATAGAAACATGCATGTatacatgtagatctaagcaaaGCATAGCCAAAGACATGATATCAAGCATGCGAGTTTGTAGATCTAAACAACAAAACAAGGAAAAGATAGATCTAAGCATCTAAAGCATGGCATGAAATATAAAACATGTAGAAAGGGCAACTAGCACATGAACAAACATGGAAGCACATGGAAATAAGCTAAAAAGCATGCTaaaagcaagataaagcaaaaAACACGCTAGATAAAGCAACAAAACATGTTATTTAGGCAAAAAGAGGAAGATAAAATActagaaaaagatttagaatgttaggggtgtggatagtagctaaaaagctacatccacacccctaaaccccaaatccaaagtgtagaactaaggagaagaagattgggtataagaacaataccttgtattttggtgaagaaggaagaacCAAGAGaatttgatgtgttttttggaagagaggaaaaatgtGCAAAAAGCGTCCAAGAAAAGagcaaaacccagaaaaatctTCTTTTTGTGGTCTGGGGGGTGCCTGGGGCCTTTTATAGCCCCGGTGCGCTTTTCGAGGAAGCGGCCCTTGTAGGGATGCCACCTTCAAATAGTCTTTGATTGGTTGATCTTGAAAATCTTGGAAAGATCTTGACTTCCTGTTTCTAAAAAGGtataaaactcaaaaattcaacGGTCGAATAAAAAGTTATCGCTCCGGGAAGTTAGTGGTGCATCGATCAATGGGTTAACCCGGTGTTCTTGATATCTCGGCCATTTTAACTCTAATTTCGACTCATGAATAGTCGTTGAACTGAGAATTTGATCATCTTTGTAATGGAATTGGTTTCAACCCGTTCTGACGGCCGGATCAAAATTAGTGTTTTTGGGCCCACTAGGGGTAAACTTCGAGTCAAGCTTGGTCAAAGTTGCCAAAAGTCTCCGAGAGGCTTaggtttgatgtaaaactataaaaagtgatattttgaaGGGATTTTGACTTTGTTTGACTTTCGGTCAACCTAAGGTTGACTAgaggcattttggtcattttagctaAAAAGGCACTTTGGGTGCTCCGGTGTCCGAACGGATTGCATCACGTCATTCTAGATGCTCTTGCAGCCCCATgaagataaaataatatttttggatttttcaggGTCCGGCACGCAAATAGAGGGTggacaaaatacggtatcaaTAGTTTTGATATTTGCTTTTGGCCATAACTTGATTTTAGTGCCAAAATCATGGCCATTGTAGAAACTTGAATCCGGTGCATTAGCTTTATGTAATTATGCTCATTATTTACTTTAAGAATGGCATTGTGTTTTGCTATTGGGTCATTGGCTGAATTgttgtattaaatttttattttataccttgttagctttttttgttgttggcatTTTACTACCTGACATCAGTAACATCTATTTTATAGTCAGATTCTATTTCTTCTATCGttgaatatatttaatataatactATTATCaatttaggtttaggtttgggtttggttgaatttattttaagttagGTTTGGGGTTAGATTTTGGTTTATATTAAAGCATGTGAGTTGgaattagttttgttttgtattggcacaggaattaagaaaatttgagttttaaatttgcttttttttttttttgtgaatgggtttggttatttgttAAAGTATATTTGAAGTTTATGTGTATTTCTTCCCTAGGTTCAGTGGATGTTCAGGTTTTACTTCAAAACTCTTACCTTTTAAGACTATTTGATCATGATtgcaaatatattattttaaaggttAATTTGGTAGGCTCCAAGTAATTGCGAAAAGGCATGTCTATTTTATTTCAAAGTAATTTTTTCATGCTCCTATACTTGGGAGAGTGCAGCAAGGTTGTTAATACATCGAAATGTAGATATTAACTTCCTAGAAGAAGTGCATAAATCTTAAAATTCGCTTGGTCGCTACAAAATGTAAATGTTCTTAAAACTGTTATCTGTTGCATGCAGTTAATCCCTTTATTTATAGAATCCTTTATGTTGTATTTTCGAGAATTAGCTAATGACATTTGATCCAGTACTAAAGAAATACTATAAGCTGTATGAATAATCACAGTAAGGAAGTCTTCATTGCGCAAGGTAAATGTTCTTTTCGAGGATTACTTTATTTGCTGCAATTGACTACAGCTGTTATATTGTGAAACttaggtggagtttggatagcgcGTATACGTTTTGCGCTGCGTtttcagtctttttttttttttttccccagctGCAGTTGTTGACCAAGTCTTCCGTGAATAGTGCAcgcatgcactgttcacagacccacaaatttcacttttcaacaacttttttattaaaaatgggtcctgcagtactattcacacattttaaaattattttgctacagtgttttcagttttcaggaataagttctatccaaacggaccctttaaactaatttttcttttggccaAAATTGTTAAACTACCTAAAGACCACAATATATGCCAGATATAAATGGCCAATATAGTTTGCTTCTGCAttcattaattttgttaatgCTTAAATGATCAAAGATTATAATACActacaaattattaaataaggAGGCATTAAATTTCACTTAGACATTTTTGAGGTCTATTACCATTCTATAACACTCCCCTAATGTATGAATATATGTAATCCTTCCCCAAGCCAATTGTGGGATTTATTACTTATCCTACCATGTGCATCAAATGTGCAAAGCTTTGTAGTTTAGCATTTGATATCAGTAATGTGttacaacatatttttttttgggtttggattaTTTAAAAGATATGTAACTTAAATCTATCTTAAATATTCAACTATTTGTTATTCACAATACAATCTCCAAATAAATTGAAAGCTACTGTAAAAAATCAGGTTAAGTgggaaaatatatttattacttTGTTGCTACttgctagtatatataaaagcagagacctcatgtgggaAAACATGAGGTTCTGCCAAATGGCACATTCTatgcaaagagaattgaaatattcttaAGTGCCATAtcagagataagaacaaattaaatattgactttttgtttcatttggttcaatgtttcaagacttttctaattaacaaataaatattctttgtatcatttggttcaatgtttcaaaatttttcattccTCACGCATACACACAAGactctttgcattttaattcactATTTTCACCTCTTACACTTCTACCCCTTTATAGATACCTACTCATAACCCTTCATGTCATCTCATGTCAAATATACATAGACCAAAAATGATGTTatttaccttcaatcttttGACAACACTTACCTAACTCTAACATTGTTGTCTCATCTAATCCTATATATGAGTTGGCTATAACCAAGGAAGGGGagcttgcattttatattgaatAAAAACGACAATTACAATTTTGATATTAAGGTCGGACATTATGGATTTTCGGGTTTTGTAAATGATGTGATTGACTGTAGGTGTTTGGGATAtgcattttgttttaaaattaggaAAAGGAGAAAGACATATTCtatatatcaacttttattctataatattcctccaaattttttatttatttaatttatcatcacttcaattgaataattataatgaatatgtgtGTTTAAtctataattgttactttttataatgaactcatttttaataaagttttataacaattatgatataatacatatataacattcttcaaaaccattttacataaaatataacaacattatccgtgcatcgcacgggtaaCTTACTAGTACAACCTACAtctctataataaaaaaaaggaaaggaaaaaaaaaaaaccaaatgtaGTAAtgctaacaatatatatatatatatatatatatatatatatatatatatatatatatatatatatatatatatatatatatatatatgattaaaaaaacatacacatgtcaaaatttatttatctatttaaataatttcttgCTTGTTTGAATTTAGCGTTCAGATCCCCTCCTACTCAATCATCTTCCCATTTGGTGTTGAACTACAAAGTCTAAATAAACCAATTATGCTTCCTTGCGATCATAATTTGCCCAATAACTACTCCAATTATGAATCCACAACCATACCCCATCACAACCACTTTCCAGCCGAATTCAAATAGCAACTTTGAGCCTTGATTAATCTCATCAAAGGTTGAAGGAGGGAACAATGAGTCTTTGAAATTTCCACATTTCTTTAGCAAAGGACTTCCACACAATCCTGGATTACCACATAAGGACTTGTCTTCAAAGGTATTGAATTGTTTCTCATGTGGTATAGACCCTGTTAGATGATTGTTGGAGACATTAAAAAATGCGAGGAAGGTAAGTTGTGTCAGTTGTGGAGGGATCTCTCTAGTTAACTTGTTTTGAGAAATGTCCAATGATTCTAGCATTGTCAACTTCTCCAAGGATGATGGGATAGAACCACTGAGTAAGTTGTTGGAAAGGTTGAGCAATTGGATTCCTTTCAAATTCCCCATGACTTCTGGAATATCTCCCTCAAATATATTGCTTGAGAGATCCATGGCTATGAAGAAACCTGGGATTCTCTCGTATGCTATCTCTGTGCCTTTGTTTGTGAATGTCATGGAGTAAAGGTAATTAGATTTCATTGAATATCCAGGTAGATGAAAACTTGTGTTTGCTTGCATATACATTTGCCCGGCTACATATTAATGATTTGCATGGCTTTCCAAATTTGGAAGCACTCAAATGGTAACTTACCAATGATATTATTGTTAGAACGGTTAACGCTATGCAACTTTGGCAATACAAGATTACTTTCAGGTTTTCCTATTATACCTTGGAGTCATTATATCGTAATATTATGATTTTCAATTCTGGAAGGATGCCCAACCAAGAGGGGAAAACATCATTTATCTGATTGTTTCCTAGAACCAGGGTTTCCAACATAGTACAATTCACCAACGATCTATGTATAAGCCCTTGTAAATGATTTTGACTAATATCAATCATCCTCAATGTGCTTCCTTGCTTGCATATTTGAGGAATGTTGCCCTGAAAGTTGTTGTGTCGTAGATTGAGAATCGACAAGGAACCACTGAAATTTCCTAAGCAATCCGGAAGCATGCCTCTCAAGTTGTTATATGACAGGTCAAGGGAAAGAAGAGAACTTAGATTGCAAATCATTAGTGGGATTTCTCCTGTTAGTATGTTATTTGAGATTTCATAAGTAGCGATGGAACTTGGTGGGATAGGAACGGATATTCCCTGCAGCTTGTTATGACTAAGCTCCAGAATTCTTAGATTGGTCCATGGTAGAATAACAGGAACATGGTCGAAACCTGTTAGAAAGTTGTAAGATAGATCTAGAGTCCAGAGAGTTTCTAGACTCAAGTTCCACACTCTCTAAGAGCAAGAGAAGTTAAGGAAGTAAGGTTTGTCAGGCTATTGGGCACGGTTGAAGATATATTAACTTTACTAAGAAATAACCCTTTCAAGTTTGTTAACATCTCAACCAGACTTTTAAGCCAGGGTTTTGGAGCTTCAATGAATTGACTGAGAGGTCAAGATAAACCAACTTAGAGAGCTGTAAAATTTCTGCTGGGATTTGGCCTGCAAATATAGATCCTGAGAGGTCCAGATAAGTTAGCTTTGAAAGCTGCCTAACACCAACGGCGATTTGAGAGTTATTAAAGTTATTGTCAGAGAGACTCAACCTCTGGAGATTAACAAGACGGAAAAGGCTACTACTGGAGTTGATAGAGCCATAGAGACAACTGCTATTGAGATCAAGGCTGATCACATAACCTGTGTTCTTATCGCACTCAACACCATCCCACGAGCAGCAATCATCACTTTCACGCTTCCATGAAGAGACCTTCGAATAAGCAGAAGGATCAGAAGATGCAAACGGATCTATGATAAAGCTTTCCTTGAATTGCAACAAGGCGAAGCTCTCATCATCGTGGCACAGTGGTTGCACAAAAGAAAAGCTAGCAAATATAAGATAATACAAAGAAAGTAGAGCAAGAAAGTGTGTGAACATGAACAGGGGAATTGATATACCCATAGTGTTGTACTGATTATTGTTTAGCCCCCTTAGATTGGTATGGAAGTGAATCTAGCTATGAGCTATATTTTTATAGGCCACAGTGCCACACCAGAAGTCTTTGGCACTGATCAACATCACAAAGGAAAGAGGAAGGTATTATCTTCAAAGGGAGAGCGTATATCTAAAGGGGCTGTCGGCTGTGGACCATGACACTTCCACAAGGCATTTTCACATCAAGGCTGGACTCATGTCGTCTCCTTAAGTCAACAAATCTAATACCAAAAGTTTTAATGAGCAATCCTATAATAAAATGTTGCTATCTTTTGTTCCTTATACTATATATCTACTATTTTAAGCTTTGCTATGTATGATTATCAGATATGGTAAATGAACAATTGGAGGGATCTTATTCTTAGGGAAGTGCCTCCCGAGCTTACTGTGTGTTTGGGTTGCGAGGACAGTTGGCTCTTGGCTTAAGTTTTCTACTTGGTCCCACGTAAATCCCGCAGCAAAGAAATTTGTTTCCAGCAAAAAGTTGGCTTCAATTATTTCTTCACACTCGCCAAAGTTGACTATTACAGATCTCATTCAATTTTTGGcagaaaaactcattttcgtttttacatttttatgcGATTCTCACTTTGAtccttatcttttattttcactgctttagtccctaaaatcaaaaaaatGATCTCGTTTTTGTCCCTACCGTCAGTGCCCTAACGGCAAAGTCCTAGGTGGCAACCGAAATAACCTATTAGCTGATGTGGTACTGATGTGgcgattaaaatattattaaaaaatattatttggcatttttgtatgccacgtcagcattttaattttttttaaagccatgtcaaaaaatttaaaccaaaaaagaaaataaatttaaaaacaaaacttaaattttaaaaaataaaaaccaaactgAACATCAAGATTT
The sequence above is drawn from the Castanea sativa cultivar Marrone di Chiusa Pesio chromosome 5, ASM4071231v1 genome and encodes:
- the LOC142635397 gene encoding uncharacterized protein LOC142635397, with amino-acid sequence MRRGLGNLRTGKELGDIIRAKDPSVVFIAETLTDEARLDRVLQNIDFDKKWVVPKEGRGGGFALFWKASINLTVEDSSKYYIDVCIDKNTEQEWRFTDFYGEPETTTRSEAWDSLCRLNRHPNTPWLGAGDFNELVHWQPPQADVVKINFDGANFSETNTSGIGVVVRDSAGNVLASMSQQLCQAYSAEEIERVAACKALQFASDIGIRVAVLEGDSQILIKRLVESVEVLSYSGALLNDVRRCSSFYNQLCYSHVKREGNKVAHSLAKYAKHISDYVV